CGTGTCGAAAAAGACGTACGACAGcggcctttttatatttgACGTCAAGCATACCCCTTATGGTTGTGGCACTTGGCCTGCCTTGTGGCTAACAGATCCTTCGAACTGGCCAGCGAACGGAGAGATCGACGTTATGGAAGCAACGAATAAAGCAGAAGATGGAAACCAGATGACGCTACACACCACTAAGGGTTGTTCTATGGACGTGCGTCGTAAAAACACAGGCGAAACTCTGCGTAAGAACTGCAACCACGAACTGAACGATAACGATGGTTGCGGCGTCAAATCGGACGCTGATGGATACGGCACTGGCTTCAACAAAAACGGGGGAGGTATCATGGCTGTGGAATGGCGAAAGGAAGGTATTCGCATGTGGCAGTTTGCCAGAAACTCAATTCCTTCAGACATCAAATCAAGCAAACCCACACCCAGCACTTGgggtgttgctgttgccgaTTTTCCCAACACAGACTGCGACATTGGCTCTCACTTCAAGAACCAAAGTATCATTGCCAACATCGACCTGTGCGGCAGCCTGGTATACAATGTTTGGGATAAATCCGGGTGTAAGtttactttctttataagCCAGACTTGGACTGACATGCGTTTTGAAGGCCCTGGTAACTGCACGAGCCTCGTTGCGAACAATCCTGAAGCATTCAAGAATGCCTACTGGGAGTTTGGTTCTTTCCAAGTGTACCAAGCAAAGTAAGCCGGGATACGGCTGAAGCCGACTGCATGGTTTGTGGGTTAAAGCATGGCGTTTAAGGAGAGAGGGAGGTTCCCTTTGATTTTACTCTTTCGGGATAGGCATTTGTAAAACATGAATTCTATTGTTATGATACACTGTAGACTCTTGTGTTCTACACGAGCAGCTCCTCCACGAAGCACGGGTATTAACACACCTTTTTGTATATGTGCAATGTCTCCTTCTCCACGTCTATCCGTATGCCGTCCCGCATATATAGTGACCAGGAATTCAAATGAGGAGAGAGCCTGTCTCCCAACGCCTTTCCTATGCTCTGGAAACATGATAACCGTAAAACTCCCCAAGCCACAGAAAATCCACACGTATATCTACATCTCTTACAAGCCACTCGTAGGCCCCCGTTTTTGTTTGTTATTGTTTCATTACGTTTAGTCGTCCTTGGGTGGTGATCGCATGTAGGCATCAATAGCCGCACTGAAAGCAGCAAAGGCCAAACAGCcgccagcagcagcttgagggCCAGCATTCTTGGCTAGAATACCGCCTGTCAAACATCCCGCTGCGACACTGTTGGTGAGATCGTTCTTCGCGCGCAGACCCTCGATACCGCACTCGACACCGGAGTATAGCGCTCCAACTTTTCCGAAGTTCTTGGCCATCGACCATGATCGTGTACCCATGTCCTTGAATCCGATCTTGAGTTGTTGCTTTAGAGGCATAGATGTGATTGTGTTTTGCGGGCTACCGGGAGCGGCTGTGTGGTATGGTGTGTCGTAAGACATCTAACCCCGAGGAAAGATTAGCTTATGATTTAAAGCGAAGACTTGTTTTCAGGTTGGAGGGCATACAGAAGCCATAAATATTCCGAATAAACCGCCCATACCAAAACCCATTACTCCAGACATGACAGACTTTCCGAAGCAAGACTCCATCGCAGCTTGGACCTATATTTCTCAGCATTAGCCATTGCGACTCCTTCCCCGCCACCATTTTCTGAGTTGCGCATTTTAACGTACAGCTTTGACGTTGGGATCTTGAGGGCCGCCGATCCCGGGGGATGCGGCAGCGCCACCGACTGGAGGGGTCATTCCTGGGAAGTTCATGGTTATTTGTGTGAGCAGGAGGCCAGAGGGTAGAAATGTTGGATTGAGGCGGGACGTTATCGCGGCTCGCTGCGGGCGGATGGACTTGAGATTTCCTGGGGAAATCTTTCGGGATTATTTCTGCCAGCATTGACCGCTTCCGGAGGGCGTTATCGGCGGACGGCCCCACTCTGCGGCGTTAGTGGCAAGTGGTCCCGGGCCTTTGGACTTACGATATTATTCCAGTGAATATCGAAAGTGGACAACTCACAGTGGACAGCACCCAACGGAACTGAGTAGCTAGCTACATCTGCTACCCAATAACGATTCATTTCAATTAAGAGACCACTAGCATTCAGCATTACCAGAAGGGACTAGCCGGATAAGCCAAGTCTTTATTGTGACCAGCAATCAGAAACAAACATAGTTGGGGTGTCATCCGCCCTGGGTACATACCTTGACATAAGAGTCAGTACAGTCGGGAAACAAATCTTGCCAGCTGTTTGACGCAGCCTTTCTTTGAGCTCTTGACAGCATTTGTGACTAGTACGCCAAGACTAAaaacagaaaagaaaagaaaggaaaaacaACGTTAATGTGGCATATGTCCGAGCGGTGGCTGATTTCATGAACAAAGGATATGTAACACAATAGTTGGAATAGCAATACAGAGTCTGGGAGGAAGAATGAaatcaaagaaaaagacaaaagtATCAAGTGCCACAGCTCGCTCGTACCTGCGGCGATGCCGTCCCAGCCCTTcacaccaccaccagcatTGAACAAAGAAGATATCACACCACGTGTTACCTCCTCTATGCACGATCTTTGTACATTTCCGCTCTTGGAAGCACCTGCAGAACGACAATAGGACAACAATCCCGATGCTTGGATCGAGTACCTATCTTGACCGTGTCGAGTCGAGGGGAGTCGAGAGCAATGGGCACAAGTATAATTACCTCGTTGCCCTCTCCATATCTCCTCAACTTACGCAACTCTTTCCAATCAACGGAAAACCTCAACCCACTCCCTCCCTCCACTATCCAACCAATTCAACTCAATTTCCATTTCATCATGACTGATCCTAGAAAACTTTACATATATGACCTCGTCAAGGAAGTCAGTAAGGACGCATGGATCATCAATGATGGGGCCTTGATAACCCGGCACCATTCTCAACCACCACAACCCTACTGGGAAGGTGATCAAGGTTCCTTCTTCACCATGGCGGAAGCCCCTAGCCCGAGACCACCCACTCAAAGGATCTCCGACGACTGCCCTATTACAGATGCTGTTAAAATGTCTAATAAGTACTGGGGACTCTTCAAGATTGGTCAGGCTCACCTCAAAGTCAGCCGCGATGTTGGAGCACAAGAGCATAACACGTTAGAAGCTTTGGCAAAGGCGTCTTTTGACTTCATTGTACCCACTGAATACTGCCACGCAGTATACGGTAACTACTATTACATCGTCCACACCATCTTGCCGGGCAAGTCGATTGCCGAGGTCTGGCCAAAGACAGATGATGGAGAGTTGCAGATGAAGTGGATGCGTCAGATAGCAGAAGCCTATGACCAATTGTCCAAGTGGCATAACGATCGCGTCTGCGGCGTCGATGGCGGGAACTTGGTGCACCATCTATCTATCCGGGGCGATTGGAATGACAGGAACAGCTTTACCCCCGAGGTGATCCAAAAGAACTATGAGGATATTGGACTAGACTGCTCCGAGTTCGTCTTTGCTCATAACCATGCGATGCCGCTTGCATTCACGGTCGATGAAACCAAGGGACTGCTAGGGATCTCCGCATGGGGCTCTGCTGGTTTCGTCCCCAGGGATTGGGTACGTACCACAACACGTACCAACGATATGAATCAGTCTGTGGTCATTTGCAAAGATAGTTGGACTCCAAGAGACTTCAACCTGTGGCACAACAAGATGGAAATTGCACTGGCCGAGAAGGGCTTCCGGGAGTTTTGGCAAGCGCATGGCGATTGGCGTTAGCCCGACGACCACCCCTTCAAAAATCATGGCATTGAGGGAACTGCGTTAGATCATGGTTTTGTTTTTAAACACTAGCGGCCAAAGAACGATGCTGCAAGGTCAATCTTGTAGTCGCCGAGCGAGTTACGAGGGGTTTTTTTGCCCGAAGGTTTTCCCCTCACATATTGGAATATGCTTTGTATGTACTTGATTGTGTAGTGTTAGTGTTAGTTCAATttgatttctttctttttcctttttctttaaagagAAAACTCCAATATCAGATGTACATATGACTTCGATCATCGTGAAGCAACATCTCAAACGACCAAGTTTCAAGTACAACCAATAAACATCGAGTTGAAAAAGGTGGCAAAGAGATCAAGATTTGAACACTTCACCAAAAATCAGTATTTGACGCCGCCTGTCAAGTCAGCGTGCCATTTCAAATTCAAGTATCTGCTACTGCTCATCATGAACTGTATTTCTCTCCTGATCTATTACTCTATATACATCTCTACTGTCAAGTTTCAGGAAGTAGCGCCTCTTGACCACATGTCTTGAACGGTAAAAAGCAAATTCATAACTCATTTTCTCGTCGTCGTTTCTGTCCCGGGGCCCAATCCTCATCTACCCCTCCTCCAGTCTATTATCCCTCATCTGTAACATATACTAACCATCTTCAGTGGTTGTTCATTCAGTAGTATCCGTGGTCGCTGCTGTTAGTCCTGTTGGTGGTAGCCACGCGCGTCAGGAAGTCTTCGACGCTTTGAGGTAGAATCAGGGGTCTGCATGTGGCCTTGTTCGTTAGGGAAGCTGCGCTTGTCAACTCGTTGGTTTACCTCATATGAGTAAGGATCATGCACCGTTTGTTCGAACTCGTGAGGGAGCATCTCGCGAATGGATGGAAGTCTTCCGTCCCATTGCTCTTGGCATGTTCGCTGGCGGCTAGGACCCCGATTCGCCCACGAAGATACATATCCTGGCGCTTGTGGCTGAGTTGACTGGGAGCTAGTACTTCCCGAAGCCATGGACGGTGCCTTTCTGTACCTCTCGTCTTGTTCAGCTCTGTAAACCAAATGCCAGTATCCTCCTTCCATCTTCTCGGTGGTAGGCTGCCTCAAACCCCCAGGATCGGGCTTTGGGGCATGCTCCAACGCCATTGTTGGACGCACAGGGATTTGACTCGTATCAATTCCCGAGCGATCAACTGGTTGGTTCCAAGCGGAGCCGGAACCAGGAACAGCAACAAGTCCAGACCTGGAAAACGGGTAGTGCTCAGACCGAGCAACATCAGCACGGCCAGGCATGATGTATTCTTCAGaaggctgttgttgagctATGTTGCCTGGTGTAACAGAATAGGCTCCTATATCTTCCAATATCTTGGGTGTGCTGAAAAACGGCCGCGAAGGCGGATCTTCGCTTGGTCGCTCCCGGGACAGACGGGTCTTGCGTGATTGTCGGGCCTTCGGCTTCGGCTTCGGCTTCGCTTTGTCCTGCAAAAGTTCGACGATTTGAGGATCCAGGGGCTCCGAAGCTGGAACAGAAGCAGTATGGGGACGACGGCACCCATGCTCTTTGAAATAAGCTGATATTCTATTAGGCTTGAAAGGTCCAGACGGGGATGTATGAATCGGACTGACCTGCGTCGAGCAAATACTTCTCGACAAACTCAGCAGCCTTGGAGGATCTATGGCCAGACTTGATGTTTTGGTAGTAATGCTCGTCTACCAGAATTAGCATGCCGACAACATGGTAATAGAACATTAGCAACTCACAGAGCGATGTTCCGGTATATTCCCGGCGGGCATTAGCGCCAGACAACTTGTTCATTTCATCAGCAAGTTGGTCCCATGAGAGGCAGTCATTATCGTCGGGGTATGCAGCCGCCGGTGATTGGGGGATAATGACCTCCCAGAGCAAGCGTTCTTCGTCCTTGGACCAAGTCTTACCACCCATGGCGAGTCGGAGCGGGTCAGAGTTCTTGTAAGTGAAGTAcggaatatatataaaggaagTGATGATGGATATAGAATTGCGATGTGGGAAAGTAGACAAGAAGGCGAACAGAAGGTCACAAAGATGCTTTATAGACAGTACAGAATAACAGATGAGTGATTCAGTCCTGATTACACATTCAAACTGAGCCATGATTAGAGTCAGGGACAGTCACCAGCTCCTGCTGAATGAGAGACAATAGATACGTTTTTGGCTGTGATTCATTGTAAACACAATAGAGTGGATGAACTGGTTGAACGTAAAGTACCACGGCAAGTTTGCAGGCAGTGATCCATTTCATGACAACGCCTGCGACAAAATCTACTCCTCGAATATGCTTCGAGGTTCAGGAGCATGTAAGCCTCGACCAAGAAGGAATGATGCCATAGGCCGTTCCAATCTCGAAAACTGATATTGTTAACAACCGTTTGCTAATACATTCGTGTTTGAGATTGAGGGGTAGACAGTTACTCACGATGCTTTTCTTCTCAAGAGGTATCACTCCGTCTTTAACCCAGAACCCCCACCCCCCCGTCATATTGGCGAGCATCATATCCGTCGTCAGTCTATCACCGACAAATGCAACATGTCCAGGGTTTGTTACTCCAGTCTCTGGATGTTTCTTGAAGTACTCCATGATCTCCTGGCCGCACCCTGGCTTCTTGACTGAGTGTGACAACACTGTGATGCCAGTATTCTCCTCAACTTCAGCAGCTAGCTTTAGGTTTTTATCCCAGGAAGTTGCGCCTGCGGTATTCGAGACCACGAGCAATTTGCGCCCAGGATATGCCAGCCTTAGCTTTTCGAAGTGAGCCTATGCATAAGTTTAGCGGGCGGCCATGACTAGATTTGTGAATGTTTAATGAATGACCACCTTATAAGATTCGTACACCTCAATACTATCTGGATAAGCAAAACAATCGTCTTTATCAAGCACGATAGCCTTGATCTCTACTTTTCGGCCATCTTGCTGTAGGCCCCTTTCTAACGGAATTGGTAAATCATTGAAGGTTAATACGGTGTGGTGAGGTAAACATAGGCTCGGTTTGAATATGAGCCTCGTTATATTCAATGAAGCTGAAAGGTTTAGATTCAACATCTTTTTGATGATTATAGAAATTGTTAAtgaagaataaaataattcGATGTCGTTGAGAAAGTTGAGCTCGCGCCACATTGAGTAGTGCCACAAGCGCCACAGCAATTTAGCAGGCGCGTTACCAGTCGTTACTACGCGACGGGTCGTTCCTTGTAACATATTTAGTATTTAGTATTTACTTCACATCCCagtacaacatcaacagTACAAGAGATTGGCCCCTAAAAGACTATAGGTGATCCTATCACCCTTAAAGACTCCAACATGCCTCGAAGAAAAGCAGCCGAAGAGCCTGACTCTCAACAAATTCCTACGAGATCCTTACGAAAaagaaatcatcaagaaCTCGAAGCCATCCCAGAAAGTGACCAGGAGGAGACGAGCCCTGTAAAACGACAACGCAGTTTGGGTTACCAGTCCCCATCAGCCATCGGCGAAACAAATGAACAAATAAATGGGTTCAATTCGAATAgtgtagaagatcatgcggCCAGCGAGGCCGAATCATTATCGAAAGTCGACCTAGAAGAGACCCCTAAACCTGCTCCAAAGCGACGAGGTCGACCACCGAAGAAGGCAGTCAATGGCGGGTCTCCCACGCCCAAAGCAAGCCGTACCGCTCTCTTTCAGACGCCCACAAAGAAAGCACGATTTGGTCTGAACGCCGATACGCCCGGAGGAGCAGATCGATCAGCCAAACGAAAGAGCACACGAGCATTGATCGAACATGTCGTCGGCGACGACCTCACGGACGAAGAGTATGACGGCCTAGCACAGCAAATCTACGAATCTagtgaagacgaagatgctATTGAGGGCGACAATGCCGTCTCAGCAGAGGCACCAGGTGTAGACGAAGCCGCAACACCTTCCAAGTCAACACCTCGGCGCAAAGCTCAACGAAAGAAGCTTGCCAGATCTCCGACCCCCCCTCGCGACTTGCCTCCTCACGAACTGTACTTTGCGCATAATAAACCCGGTCGGCCAAAGACATCCAATAATACGCTTGGGTCTCTGGCTCTGCTCACTCACGACGAGTATTTTACTATTGTGAGAGAAACCAACGATCATCATGAGGGTGATATCGAATTCTTGGAGAGTTTACATGCCAAGTCATTTCCACAATGGGCCTTTGAGTTGTCGCAAGGGTTCAATCTATGTCTTTATGGGTATGGCTCAAAGCGACGATTACTGCACAAGTTTGCAGGTCACCTTCACTCTCGAAGCAAAAAGGACGGAGGAGACAAGATTGTCATGATCAACGGTTATGCTCCTAATACTACAATGCGTGAAATATTGAGTACAATTGGTTCAGCTGTCGATCCAGCCCACCGCATTCCTCTCACACAACCTGCCGTGATGGTCCCGGCCATTCTCTCTCATCTCAACACTAACTCTTCGATAATCACGCTTGTCGTCAATTCGATTGACGCAGCACCACTTCGCAAACCTGGGTCCCAAACTGCTCTAGCGCAACTTGCAGCGCATCCTCGTGTACGATTAGTATGCTCAGCTGACACGCCAGACTTTGCGTTACTTTGGGATATCGGTGTGCGGTCGGCCTTTAACATGGGGTTCCACGATTGCACTACCTTTGCCCCGTATACAGCCGAGTTAGACGTTGTGGATGAGGTACACGAACTTCTTGGACGGAACGCTCACCGAGTCAACGGTAGAGAAGGTGTGGCGTTTGTTCTTCGCAGTTTGCCCGAGAACGCCAAGAATCTATTCCGTTTACTGGTTGGTGAAGTACTTATCGccattgaagaagaaggcgatgGCGGCGATGAGCCAACTGGTGTAGAGTACAGAATGGTGTACAACAAGGCAGTGGAGGAATTCATCTGCAGTTCCGAGATGGCCTTCCGAACACTGCTGAAAGAGTAAGCTCACACTGACTTGGGTTGCGAGATCTTTACTAACGGGCACTAGATTCCATGACCATCAAATAATCACGAGTATGAAGGATGCTCTCGGAACAGAACTGTTAAGCTTGCCGTTTAGAAAGGACGAGCTGGAGGCAATTCTAGAGGACCTCACGTCATAATGTAACTCTCACTGTAACATATAGAAACGGAAGCACGCATAGGATCATCGGCGCCGGTGTTGGTATCGGAGAAAATATTGAGCAAGCTTTCTTGAATAACTGGCATTGATAGGGGTATTAGATATAACATGCAGGGAACTCGTTACCCTGGAATTCAGACTACATTCTGGAGCCTTTTGTGAACATTCATCCATCTCTATCCAGCCGTCTGACCTACCCGAATGTCTATACCATGCATCTGCGAAAAATAATTACCGGAACGCCGCCTTTAGAGGTACCTATCTCTATTTTTAGACACCCAGGCTTTTCACACAAGTCCACAGCACCACCGGTACGATGACATTGTCATTTCCGCCGGTAAGAACCGCTTCTGTCAGGCTCGCCATCGAGGCACACATAACAGCATTTCGAGTACCAGCAACAACCCCCGGCTGGTCGCCAGCAACTGGCCAGCCGCCAACTCGTAGCCAGATACTGGCGGTGCCAAGGCCTAGGACAACGGCCACTGCAAACGCGAAGCTGCCCTCGAGACTCTTGCCGCCGCCCCAGAACCACTTTCGGCGTCCGTATCGACGACCTATAAGTGACGCTGCTGCATCTCCTAGTCCTACGCAAATAACGCCGGAGACAAGACTGACGTCCCGAGCCGACACTTCCCAGCCAGACAGGTAGCCAGATCCCATGCGTGGTAAGGAAGCAAGGCCTAGCCAGAGAGGAATCGCACATCCAATAAGAAGAAAGATGTGGGAGATGACGACAGGGCCGCGGAAATCCCTGCCATCAACATACGGTGCCAGGAATGAGGCAATAGGCTTCGATAGTGGGGGAAGCTGGCTCGCTCTGAGAAGATCCAAGATCAGGAACACCGCCAGAATTAATGAGAGGGCCAGAGCTGCGTATGTGGGATCCACAAACGTTGCAGGTAGGAACATCCCAACCATCATAAAGTGAAATACCTTGCGCCGTGTGTCTACTTCATAAATATCCTTGAGGCGGAAAACGATGATGAGACCAAGAATCAGGATACCCAGCCAGTAGACGCTCAACAGAAGCCGGGTGTTCGCTTCACCAAAGTCGTTATGGCGAACATGCTGCACCCATCCATACTGGCACTGCTTGTCTTCGATCGGATCCACCCTCGGGGGTAGGCAAATCCATCGTTCCAAGTTGTAACTTCCAACTTGATATCGAAACCAAGACCAATCGCCGAGAAGATACCCTAGAGCCCAACCAATGGGTTCATTGCCGTCTAGAGCAACCCTTTCAACATAAGTGCGGATGCCGCTCAAAACGACTACTAGTATGCTTGCATAAACATATCCGGCATAGAACCACTTCCTCATTGTCGCTTGCTCTTGTGTGAGCTTGAAGAAGGGTCGGACAGACATGGAAGTTGCTCGTTTTCTACGTCCAGAGGGAGTGTGTGTTGCATTACGTCGGTTTCCCGAATCAAGGTGTGGTAAAGTATGTCTCCGAGCGAACGACCAGTTGCCGGAACCATCTACAGGTGTAGGAGAAGACGGCGCGCTATCGATGTCTGCCGGAGCGGGAAAGCTAGGCCCGAATGTTCGTACCCTTGCCGGCTTCCTGAGTAAAGGACCTCCTTCGTCTTCGGAAGAGCCAGCGGTGTCGTAAACCGCACCCTCATGCTCGGCTCTCAACAATTCGTTCCTGAGGCGACGCAGAGAGAACAATTGCCAGAAGCTCTTCCAGAATGGTGGCCGCTGAACAAATGAAGCTCTACGAAACCGCCACTTTGGCACCCTGGCCAACGTAATCCCCCAACGAATGACGGGACCACAGAATACAAGAAGCGACAAGCCACCACCCCATAGAAGAGCCTTAAGAA
This Fusarium poae strain DAOMC 252244 chromosome 3, whole genome shotgun sequence DNA region includes the following protein-coding sequences:
- a CDS encoding hypothetical protein (TransMembrane:1 (o47-68i)~BUSCO:36483at5125~CAZy:GH16) translates to MSGHSEGFKAGSAAPAYDEILPSRTGQDVRHASSRMPWWNPRYWGKIIWAAVILAFFVLLIIVIAVSVTKVKENRYPDYSPLSYSLADTYGGESFYDQFDYFTGYDPTQGFVHYVPREQAQSLNLTSATADSAFLRVDTSVGPNDEPNASTGRFSVRVVSKKTYDSGLFIFDVKHTPYGCGTWPALWLTDPSNWPANGEIDVMEATNKAEDGNQMTLHTTKGCSMDVRRKNTGETLRKNCNHELNDNDGCGVKSDADGYGTGFNKNGGGIMAVEWRKEGIRMWQFARNSIPSDIKSSKPTPSTWGVAVADFPNTDCDIGSHFKNQSIIANIDLCGSLVYNVWDKSGCPGNCTSLVANNPEAFKNAYWEFGSFQVYQAK
- a CDS encoding hypothetical protein (TransMembrane:1 (o42-60i)~BUSCO:57701at5125): MNFPGMTPPVGGAAASPGIGGPQDPNVKAVQAAMESCFGKSVMSGVMGFGMGGLFGIFMASMSYDTPYHTAAPGSPQNTITSMPLKQQLKIGFKDMGTRSWSMAKNFGKVGALYSGVECGIEGLRAKNDLTNSVAAGCLTGGILAKNAGPQAAAGGCLAFAAFSAAIDAYMRSPPKDD
- a CDS encoding hypothetical protein (BUSCO:34832at5125), with product MPRRKAAEEPDSQQIPTRSLRKRNHQELEAIPESDQEETSPVKRQRSLGYQSPSAIGETNEQINGFNSNSVEDHAASEAESLSKVDLEETPKPAPKRRGRPPKKAVNGGSPTPKASRTALFQTPTKKARFGLNADTPGGADRSAKRKSTRALIEHVVGDDLTDEEYDGLAQQIYESSEDEDAIEGDNAVSAEAPGVDEAATPSKSTPRRKAQRKKLARSPTPPRDLPPHELYFAHNKPGRPKTSNNTLGSLALLTHDEYFTIVRETNDHHEGDIEFLESLHAKSFPQWAFELSQGFNLCLYGYGSKRRLLHKFAGHLHSRSKKDGGDKIVMINGYAPNTTMREILSTIGSAVDPAHRIPLTQPAVMVPAILSHLNTNSSIITLVVNSIDAAPLRKPGSQTALAQLAAHPRVRLVCSADTPDFALLWDIGVRSAFNMGFHDCTTFAPYTAELDVVDEVHELLGRNAHRVNGREGVAFVLRSLPENAKNLFRLLVGEVLIAIEEEGDGGDEPTGVEYRMVYNKAVEEFICSSEMAFRTLLKEFHDHQIITSMKDALGTELLSLPFRKDELEAILEDLTS
- a CDS encoding hypothetical protein (TransMembrane:13 (i165-183o195-218i239-256o317-340i352-371o377-398i543-565o637-657i669-684o690-706i735-755o775-794i815-834o)~BUSCO:8509at5125), translated to MTEHLSPDSFNALDPEEQAIIQARSRSPHPYHHQSTDLPHLQDRFSLRNRQAQTAKTSDDAPPETSTTTWPPFLKDSPQTSDSGSEADDEHYLRGLPAPRSNLHKGLRGINEPLSGSSSPLPSPALSDGQTARTIDKTPMPIETPEAKRLLEALKRRRRVVVRRATEAGIVLALGLMVASNSQVLQLLKIWGKDIILLGLLYAGLLFLYPIRVVAWAYRKKSPSHIVPLELPAHFDPAPILYPSAITLFVSLLISSNNPAAILPNLVLSLASIPQSVIPKVDPYATYDVVAWGITCIPLVWSPKTRENFENKHPEDFIAGETAVLLYPLHQSLCVVLHYLTTTSLLTAELQLLSIALINVLLLASSPQILILKALLWGGGLSLLVFCGPVIRWGITLARVPKWRFRRASFVQRPPFWKSFWQLFSLRRLRNELLRAEHEGAVYDTAGSSEDEGGPLLRKPARVRTFGPSFPAPADIDSAPSSPTPVDGSGNWSFARRHTLPHLDSGNRRNATHTPSGRRKRATSMSVRPFFKLTQEQATMRKWFYAGYVYASILVVVLSGIRTYVERVALDGNEPIGWALGYLLGDWSWFRYQVGSYNLERWICLPPRVDPIEDKQCQYGWVQHVRHNDFGEANTRLLLSVYWLGILILGLIIVFRLKDIYEVDTRRKVFHFMMVGMFLPATFVDPTYAALALSLILAVFLILDLLRASQLPPLSKPIASFLAPYVDGRDFRGPVVISHIFLLIGCAIPLWLGLASLPRMGSGYLSGWEVSARDVSLVSGVICVGLGDAAASLIGRRYGRRKWFWGGGKSLEGSFAFAVAVVLGLGTASIWLRVGGWPVAGDQPGVVAGTRNAVMCASMASLTEAVLTGGNDNVIVPVVLWTCVKSLGV
- a CDS encoding hypothetical protein (BUSCO:47138at5125), whose product is MLNLNLSASLNITRLIFKPSLCLPHHTVLTFNDLPIPLERGLQQDGRKVEIKAIVLDKDDCFAYPDSIEVYESYKAHFEKLRLAYPGRKLLVVSNTAGATSWDKNLKLAAEVEENTGITVLSHSVKKPGCGQEIMEYFKKHPETGVTNPGHVAFVGDRLTTDMMLANMTGGWGFWVKDGVIPLEKKSIFSRLERPMASFLLGRGLHAPEPRSIFEE